A part of Desulfobacter sp. genomic DNA contains:
- a CDS encoding ABC transporter substrate-binding protein has product MGRALAVLALAAVCLSGIAFADSRIPVVDFRGKTVMVPQRIQRVVTISDGMVEGVMTRLGVADRIVGLGSACVPRTWSYEIPGRDGASFVYKEGMTTVTHLNPRFKELPLVARSGTGINFETVAALDPDLIIVRTGSCSLCQSRDILDKTIGLLDALGVPLVVLHGPNTMPDPGIASITREINILGKVFQKEDEAGALAAYLESWVALVRERTEGIRPEDRKKLLLLGLSPKARSQGGAGHVKGEDTLQSYFLGQVVRADNAYTGPGAWNILNTEQLLTLDPDLIVLVTAWGYHPPEELYQAPYYQGLQEMRAVKNRAVTVLPWTPCNCEKRLEYPIDIMVMAKAAYPERFRDIRLDQWLLDFYQKVYKVDAETAGQLLSRQWMDWTREE; this is encoded by the coding sequence ATGGGCCGGGCGCTTGCTGTACTGGCCCTGGCGGCGGTGTGTCTTTCAGGAATTGCCTTTGCTGACAGCCGGATCCCGGTGGTTGACTTTAGAGGAAAGACTGTCATGGTGCCCCAACGCATCCAGCGGGTGGTGACCATCAGCGACGGGATGGTGGAAGGGGTGATGACCCGGCTGGGGGTGGCCGACCGGATCGTGGGCCTTGGGTCGGCCTGTGTGCCCCGGACCTGGTCCTACGAGATACCCGGCCGGGACGGGGCCAGTTTTGTCTATAAGGAGGGCATGACCACCGTCACCCATCTCAACCCCCGGTTTAAGGAACTGCCCCTGGTGGCCCGGTCCGGAACCGGGATTAATTTTGAAACCGTGGCCGCGCTGGATCCCGATCTCATCATTGTGCGCACCGGTTCCTGTTCCCTCTGCCAGAGCAGGGATATCCTCGACAAGACCATCGGGCTTCTGGACGCCCTGGGGGTGCCCCTGGTGGTGCTCCACGGCCCCAATACCATGCCCGATCCCGGCATTGCATCCATTACAAGGGAAATCAATATTTTGGGGAAGGTGTTTCAAAAAGAGGATGAGGCCGGGGCGCTGGCTGCTTATCTGGAATCCTGGGTGGCCCTGGTCCGGGAGCGGACCGAGGGGATCCGGCCGGAAGACCGGAAAAAGCTGCTGCTCCTGGGGCTCTCCCCCAAGGCCAGGAGCCAGGGCGGGGCAGGGCATGTCAAGGGGGAGGATACCCTTCAGTCCTATTTTCTGGGCCAGGTGGTCCGGGCGGACAATGCCTACACCGGCCCCGGGGCCTGGAATATCCTGAATACCGAGCAGCTGCTGACCCTGGATCCCGACCTCATCGTCCTGGTGACGGCCTGGGGCTACCACCCCCCTGAAGAACTCTACCAGGCCCCCTATTACCAGGGGCTCCAGGAGATGCGGGCGGTGAAGAACAGGGCTGTGACCGTGCTGCCCTGGACCCCCTGCAATTGCGAAAAACGGCTGGAATACCCCATCGACATCATGGTTATGGCCAAGGCGGCCTACCCGGAACGGTTCCGGGATATCCGCCTGGATCAATGGCTGCTGGATTTTTATCAAAAGGTATACAAGGTCGATGCCGAAACCGCCGGGCAGCTTTTGTCACGGCAGTGGATGGACTGGACCCGGGAGGAATAA
- a CDS encoding class I SAM-dependent methyltransferase, translated as MEQVIELNADTDWNRVWASQTEMWRQSAGKSCREFWADESSARVYAEKSNTSHEKRILKTVAGLNLSPHDRVLDIGAGPGNLALPMAEICRSVTTVEPSPGMNRVMAKSLAQKGMENIIRVEKTWEEVDLGRDLDPPYDLVLASMSLGMADIRGAVEKMNRVCRGRVVLFWHAGIPAWEIMPKALWPKLFNTQYHGGPKSDVLFQVLYQAGIYPEVQTFSSRFTEVFHDMEAAKNFYFKRFSCLMPEHGPELESFLQAHCEATTEGLSHGFDHTVMRFEWRVKEGEYEAV; from the coding sequence ATGGAGCAAGTGATTGAACTGAACGCAGATACGGACTGGAACCGGGTCTGGGCCTCCCAGACCGAAATGTGGCGGCAATCCGCCGGAAAAAGCTGCAGGGAATTCTGGGCGGACGAGTCGTCTGCCCGGGTCTATGCGGAAAAGTCCAATACCAGCCATGAAAAACGGATCCTCAAGACGGTGGCGGGGCTGAACCTGAGTCCCCATGACCGGGTGCTGGATATCGGCGCAGGACCCGGAAACCTGGCACTGCCCATGGCGGAGATCTGCCGGTCCGTGACCACGGTGGAGCCCTCCCCGGGCATGAACCGGGTGATGGCCAAGAGCCTGGCCCAAAAGGGGATGGAGAATATCATCCGGGTGGAAAAGACCTGGGAGGAGGTGGATTTGGGCAGGGACCTTGATCCGCCCTATGACCTGGTCCTGGCCTCCATGTCCCTGGGCATGGCCGATATCCGGGGGGCGGTTGAAAAGATGAACCGGGTCTGCCGGGGCAGGGTGGTCCTTTTCTGGCATGCCGGCATCCCCGCCTGGGAGATCATGCCTAAGGCCTTGTGGCCCAAACTGTTCAACACCCAATACCATGGCGGACCCAAGAGTGATGTGCTCTTCCAGGTCCTTTACCAGGCCGGCATCTACCCTGAGGTTCAAACCTTTTCCAGCCGGTTCACGGAAGTCTTCCATGATATGGAGGCGGCCAAAAATTTTTATTTCAAGCGGTTTTCCTGCCTGATGCCCGAGCACGGCCCTGAACTGGAGTCCTTTCTTCAGGCCCATTGCGAGGCGACCACCGAGGGCCTTTCCCACGGGTTTGACCATACGGTGATGCGGTTTGAATGGCGGGTGAAGGAGGGTGAATATGAAGCGGTTTAA
- a CDS encoding ABC transporter ATP-binding protein, which produces MLSVDHLEYSFGRRRVLEDISFTVDKGELCGLFGPNGSGKTTLFQCCLGFLRPDRGRVRLGGRDLKEMKIRETARQAAYVPQHHTPPFPYRVDEMVLMGRTPHMSRFYRPSGRDRAAARAAMERVGISDLAGESYDILSGGQRQLVLIARAIAQETDFIFLDEPTSALDFRNQTMVWNCLRQIADQGTGILACSHDPNHVSWFCDTAVVLGPSGVAARGVPEKVFSQDLMDEIYGGACEVSRAMDVKIILPSGLTRGRRVPAG; this is translated from the coding sequence ATGCTCAGTGTTGACCATCTTGAATATTCCTTTGGCAGGCGGCGGGTGCTGGAAGATATCAGTTTTACCGTGGACAAGGGGGAACTATGCGGCCTCTTCGGCCCCAACGGCTCCGGCAAGACCACCCTGTTCCAGTGCTGCCTGGGTTTTTTACGGCCGGACAGGGGACGGGTCCGGCTGGGGGGCAGGGACCTTAAGGAGATGAAGATCCGGGAGACCGCCCGCCAGGCCGCCTATGTGCCCCAGCACCATACCCCGCCCTTTCCCTACCGGGTGGATGAAATGGTGCTCATGGGACGCACCCCCCATATGAGCCGTTTCTACCGCCCCTCGGGCAGGGACAGGGCCGCAGCCCGGGCGGCCATGGAACGGGTGGGAATTTCGGATCTGGCCGGGGAATCCTATGACATTCTTTCCGGCGGGCAGCGGCAATTGGTGCTCATCGCCCGGGCCATTGCCCAGGAAACCGATTTTATCTTTCTGGACGAGCCCACCTCGGCCCTGGATTTCAGGAACCAGACAATGGTCTGGAACTGCCTCCGCCAGATCGCCGACCAGGGGACGGGCATTCTGGCCTGCAGCCATGACCCCAACCATGTGTCGTGGTTCTGTGATACCGCGGTGGTGCTCGGCCCTTCAGGGGTTGCGGCCAGGGGCGTTCCGGAAAAGGTGTTTTCCCAGGACCTTATGGATGAGATTTACGGCGGGGCCTGCGAGGTCTCCCGGGCAATGGATGTGAAAATTATACTTCCCAGCGGATTAACCCGGGGCCGGCGGGTCCCGGCAGGCTGA
- a CDS encoding iron ABC transporter permease, with product MGLAVLGVMVAAMACLCMGMGAKPIAPALVGKTLSAHIFGVPDMGAIPPVYHTIIWNIRMPRALLAIMTGICLAASGAVFQGCFKNPLVEPYILGISSGAAFGAALGIIFPSFFMSVQVLAFGFGFLAVGMAYTMARSRGETPLVSLVLSGIITGSVFAALVGIIKYLARDEALREIVFWLMGGFYYAGWHDVRLICPIALGGFFILWAAGWKLNILSMGDREARALGVDPEKNKLLLIGLATLMTAAAVSSVGIIAWVGLMIPHAARIIFGPDHRVVLPASALLGALYLLICDTIARNLAQAEIPIGIITSLIGAPYLFFLVRTGGRNV from the coding sequence ATGGGACTGGCCGTTCTTGGGGTAATGGTTGCGGCCATGGCCTGTTTATGCATGGGAATGGGGGCCAAGCCCATTGCACCGGCCCTGGTGGGAAAGACCCTGAGCGCACATATTTTCGGGGTGCCGGATATGGGGGCGATCCCCCCGGTCTACCATACCATCATTTGGAATATCCGCATGCCCAGGGCCCTGCTGGCCATCATGACGGGCATCTGTCTTGCGGCATCCGGGGCCGTTTTCCAGGGATGTTTTAAAAATCCCCTGGTGGAACCCTATATCCTGGGCATCTCTTCCGGGGCGGCCTTCGGGGCGGCTCTGGGGATTATTTTTCCTTCTTTTTTCATGTCCGTTCAGGTCCTGGCCTTCGGGTTCGGGTTCCTGGCCGTGGGCATGGCCTATACCATGGCCCGGTCCCGGGGGGAGACCCCCCTGGTGAGTTTGGTGCTGTCGGGGATTATCACCGGATCTGTATTTGCCGCCCTGGTGGGGATCATCAAATACCTGGCCCGGGATGAGGCCCTCAGGGAGATTGTATTCTGGCTCATGGGGGGATTCTACTATGCCGGGTGGCATGATGTCCGTCTGATCTGCCCCATAGCCCTGGGGGGATTTTTCATTCTCTGGGCCGCGGGATGGAAACTGAACATCCTTTCCATGGGGGATAGGGAGGCCAGGGCCCTTGGGGTTGACCCTGAAAAAAACAAATTGCTGCTCATCGGCCTGGCCACCCTGATGACCGCGGCGGCGGTCTCTTCGGTGGGGATCATTGCCTGGGTGGGGCTGATGATTCCCCATGCCGCAAGGATCATTTTCGGCCCGGACCACAGGGTGGTCCTGCCGGCCTCGGCACTGCTGGGGGCCCTTTACCTGTTGATCTGCGATACCATTGCCAGGAACCTGGCCCAGGCCGAGATTCCCATCGGCATCATTACCTCCCTGATCGGGGCCCCCTATCTTTTTTTCCTGGTGCGGACAGGGGGGCGGAATGTGTAG
- a CDS encoding GGDEF domain-containing protein, with translation MDVHRPGHLPPGPCNRAFPQLQPSPGLQPGSGRPFSGKKEISLSHGENNLSISFALLDFHDPENNTYRYRLQGHDNTWHHVRGKGTTVHYAGLRPGRYFFQAEGTNAMGIKGAQPVSLALDIAPAWWQTTAFRILAVITAGLILYGLVRLKTSHVLRRNKKLEQLVKERTRELEDQARKLDALSRRDPLTGLYNRRGFLKRFSHETVRQRRHKETMTVILADIDDFKKINDTLGHDAGDYVLETLAQFLGRQVREQDILGRWGGEEFIFLLPETDARGGTVLAERIRRNLAREKFIWKDEPVRPSMTFGLAPLLHGQSLDEAVANADKALYRGKTSGKNRVETLM, from the coding sequence ATGGATGTCCACAGACCGGGGCATCTCCCGCCTGGACCCTGCAACCGGGCTTTCCCTCAACTTCAGCCTTCCCCTGGTCTTCAACCCGGGAGCGGCCGCCCATTTTCGGGTAAAAAGGAGATATCCCTCTCCCATGGGGAAAACAATTTATCCATATCCTTCGCCCTCCTGGACTTCCATGACCCTGAAAACAACACCTACAGATACCGGCTCCAGGGCCATGACAACACCTGGCACCATGTCCGCGGCAAGGGAACAACCGTTCACTATGCCGGCCTCCGGCCCGGACGATATTTTTTCCAGGCCGAGGGCACCAATGCCATGGGGATTAAGGGCGCCCAGCCCGTCTCCCTGGCCCTGGACATCGCCCCGGCCTGGTGGCAGACCACGGCCTTTAGAATTCTGGCTGTCATTACGGCCGGCCTCATTTTATATGGCCTGGTCAGGCTGAAAACCAGCCATGTCCTGCGTCGGAATAAAAAGCTGGAACAATTGGTAAAAGAAAGGACCAGGGAACTTGAAGACCAGGCCAGGAAGCTTGACGCGCTCTCCCGCAGGGACCCTCTCACCGGCCTGTACAACCGGAGGGGATTTTTAAAGCGATTCTCCCATGAAACCGTACGTCAGCGGCGGCATAAGGAGACCATGACCGTTATCCTGGCGGATATCGACGATTTTAAAAAAATCAACGACACCCTGGGCCACGATGCAGGAGATTATGTACTGGAAACCCTGGCGCAATTTCTGGGCCGCCAGGTCAGGGAACAGGATATTCTGGGGCGCTGGGGGGGCGAGGAGTTTATCTTTCTGCTTCCGGAAACCGATGCCCGGGGCGGAACCGTTCTTGCCGAACGGATCCGCCGGAACCTGGCCCGGGAAAAATTTATCTGGAAGGATGAACCGGTCAGGCCTTCCATGACCTTCGGGCTGGCGCCGCTGTTACACGGCCAATCCCTGGATGAAGCCGTTGCCAATGCAGACAAGGCCCTGTACAGGGGCAAAACATCCGGAAAAAACAGGGTAGAAACCCTGATGTGA
- a CDS encoding ornithine--oxo-acid transaminase: protein MDNMKAKELIALEDQFGAKNYKPLDVVLSKGEGIWVYDVDGNKYMDCLSAYSAVNQGHCHPKIRQAMLDQAEKLTLTSRAFRNDQLPLLYEELCSLTDSHRMLPMNSGAEAVETVIKCARKWGYESKGVIEGQAEIIVCKDNFHGRTLSIIGFSTDDNARRNFGPFTPGFKTIPFGDAKALEDAVTPNTVAFMVEPVQGEAGVIIPPKGYLKDVRRICTEKNILMILDEIQTGLGRTGKLLAEEHEGVQADLTLIGKALSGGFYPVSAVLSNDEVLGLLQPGQHGSTFGGNPLACAVARAALKVLVEEKMVENAATVGAYFLEQLKTIQSPAIKEVRGIGLMIAIELEEGTDGGARAICEKLMTMGILCKETHTYTIRFAPPLIITKAEIDWAVEKIKKAFA from the coding sequence ATGGATAATATGAAAGCCAAAGAACTCATCGCACTTGAAGACCAGTTCGGGGCAAAAAATTATAAACCCCTGGATGTGGTGCTTTCAAAAGGGGAAGGCATCTGGGTATACGATGTGGACGGTAACAAATATATGGACTGCCTCTCGGCCTATTCAGCCGTCAACCAGGGGCATTGCCACCCCAAGATCCGCCAGGCCATGCTGGACCAGGCCGAGAAACTGACCCTGACCTCCCGGGCCTTCAGGAACGACCAGCTTCCCCTGTTATACGAAGAGTTGTGCAGCCTCACCGATTCCCATCGGATGCTGCCCATGAATTCCGGTGCCGAAGCCGTTGAAACCGTGATCAAATGCGCCAGGAAATGGGGGTATGAATCCAAGGGCGTCATCGAAGGCCAGGCCGAGATCATCGTATGCAAGGATAATTTCCATGGCCGGACCCTCTCCATCATCGGGTTTTCCACCGACGACAACGCCCGCAGGAACTTCGGCCCCTTTACTCCCGGTTTTAAAACCATCCCCTTTGGGGATGCCAAGGCACTGGAAGATGCCGTCACTCCCAACACCGTGGCCTTTATGGTGGAGCCGGTTCAGGGTGAGGCCGGGGTCATCATTCCGCCCAAAGGCTACCTCAAGGACGTCCGCCGTATCTGCACGGAAAAAAATATCCTCATGATTCTGGACGAAATCCAGACCGGCCTGGGCCGGACCGGCAAACTGCTTGCCGAGGAACACGAAGGGGTTCAGGCTGACCTCACCCTCATCGGCAAGGCATTGTCCGGGGGATTCTATCCGGTATCCGCCGTCCTCTCCAACGACGAGGTCCTGGGGCTGCTTCAGCCGGGCCAGCACGGCTCCACCTTCGGCGGCAACCCATTGGCCTGCGCTGTGGCCCGGGCCGCCCTGAAGGTATTGGTGGAAGAGAAGATGGTGGAAAATGCCGCAACCGTCGGCGCCTATTTCCTGGAACAGCTCAAAACCATCCAGAGCCCGGCCATTAAGGAAGTCCGGGGCATCGGCCTGATGATCGCCATAGAGCTTGAGGAGGGCACCGATGGCGGCGCCAGGGCCATATGCGAGAAGCTGATGACCATGGGTATTCTCTGCAAGGAAACCCATACCTATACCATCCGGTTTGCCCCGCCCCTGATCATCACCAAAGCGGAAATTGACTGGGCTGTGGAGAAAATTAAAAAAGCCTTTGCCTAG
- a CDS encoding transporter substrate-binding domain-containing protein: protein MKRICLLTALFYLFLAPAAAGPLPKEAASSLPIKKVLSASPSWERFTNKDGTGLYHEILNRIFSDLGVQVSHKYTNAKRGLYLVRNGQADMYTCKNKDGILPGLLLGRHKMYEGRFYAVFKKNNINSWQGPSSLIGRKIVWRRGYYKNSEFPAGIIPIETDSGNAALGQILIGRCDVYIDDLNLIQETIAASPFKVPSSDLRIEPVGARSYYPVFQDSKRGRTIMALYDAGMERLITTGALEKIFKKWGHPFPDYDE, encoded by the coding sequence ATGAAAAGGATCTGCCTCTTAACAGCTTTGTTCTACCTATTCCTTGCACCGGCAGCCGCCGGCCCATTGCCAAAAGAGGCGGCGTCTTCACTGCCCATAAAAAAAGTCCTTTCCGCCAGCCCCTCCTGGGAGCGGTTCACCAACAAAGACGGCACAGGACTTTACCACGAAATTTTGAACCGGATATTCTCAGACCTGGGCGTCCAGGTAAGCCATAAATACACCAATGCCAAGCGGGGCCTGTACCTGGTCAGGAACGGGCAGGCAGATATGTATACCTGCAAAAACAAGGACGGCATTCTCCCCGGTCTTTTGCTGGGCAGGCACAAAATGTATGAAGGCAGATTTTACGCTGTATTCAAAAAAAATAATATCAATTCCTGGCAGGGGCCTTCTTCCCTGATCGGCCGGAAAATAGTCTGGCGGCGGGGATATTACAAGAATTCGGAATTCCCGGCCGGCATCATCCCCATTGAAACCGACTCGGGGAACGCGGCCCTGGGACAGATCCTCATCGGCCGTTGCGACGTTTACATTGATGATTTAAATCTTATACAGGAGACCATTGCTGCCAGCCCCTTTAAGGTCCCCTCATCTGACCTGCGCATTGAACCGGTAGGCGCAAGAAGCTATTATCCGGTTTTCCAGGATTCCAAAAGGGGAAGGACCATAATGGCACTCTATGACGCAGGCATGGAAAGGCTCATCACCACCGGGGCTCTGGAGAAAATTTTCAAAAAATGGGGCCACCCCTTTCCGGATTATGATGAATAA
- a CDS encoding ABC transporter ATP-binding protein produces MKDEVKESEQITMLDVQGLAMEFPVNGSRIRVISGLSFAAAAGEFICVLGQSGCGKSTLLKLLAGFIQPTAGRILFKGTPVSAPGPDRCVVFQEDALFPWLTVEENIGFGLKGKGLAAGEKADRVNRFLELTGLGRFRHYLPKEISGGMKQRVALARVLVLSPEVLLMDEPFAALDAQTRERMQDLLLELWAELKQTIVFVTHDVREAVTLSDRTMVMGEGGAADAYVPIGLPRPRIQEDETFTALAARLKSLVAPV; encoded by the coding sequence ATGAAGGATGAAGTGAAAGAATCAGAACAGATCACGATGCTGGATGTTCAGGGCCTGGCAATGGAATTTCCGGTGAACGGCAGCCGGATCCGGGTGATTTCCGGCCTGAGCTTTGCAGCGGCGGCCGGGGAGTTTATCTGCGTCCTGGGGCAGAGCGGCTGCGGCAAGTCCACCCTGCTTAAGCTGCTGGCCGGCTTCATCCAGCCCACGGCAGGGCGGATATTATTCAAGGGGACACCCGTGTCCGCCCCCGGCCCGGACCGCTGTGTGGTCTTCCAGGAAGATGCCCTCTTTCCCTGGCTCACCGTGGAGGAGAATATCGGGTTCGGGCTTAAGGGGAAGGGGCTGGCAGCAGGAGAAAAGGCGGACCGGGTGAACCGGTTCCTGGAACTCACCGGCCTTGGGCGGTTTCGCCATTACCTGCCAAAGGAGATTTCAGGGGGGATGAAGCAGCGGGTGGCCCTGGCCCGGGTCCTGGTGCTCAGCCCCGAGGTCCTGCTCATGGACGAGCCCTTTGCCGCCCTGGACGCCCAGACCCGGGAGCGGATGCAGGACCTGCTCTTGGAACTCTGGGCGGAACTGAAGCAGACCATTGTCTTCGTCACCCACGATGTACGTGAGGCCGTGACCCTTTCGGACCGGACCATGGTGATGGGTGAAGGGGGGGCTGCCGATGCCTATGTCCCCATCGGCCTTCCCCGTCCCCGGATTCAGGAAGATGAAACCTTCACCGCCCTGGCGGCACGGCTGAAGTCCCTTGTTGCCCCGGTATGA
- a CDS encoding ABC transporter permease codes for MHRILPWILPAAALMGWGMASRLGWVPAYLLPSPGDTLDMARLYILGTPGQGPYAGRFAGDALASLGRVGLGFGLATVLGLTLGIWSGRVPAAARLLNTPVNGLRAVPGITWLPLAMVWFGIGLKTTVFLVALAAFFPIYLNAASGAAQVNPLLLQAGAMMGVDRVRGTFAILLPAAMPAITTGLRLGLGISWAYLVLGELSGVPDGLGAVIMDARMLGRIDMIVVGIIIIALMGQASDWLLKNGLKFCFKSAARQI; via the coding sequence ATGCACCGTATCCTGCCATGGATTCTGCCGGCTGCGGCGCTCATGGGATGGGGTATGGCCTCACGCCTGGGCTGGGTGCCGGCGTATCTGCTGCCTTCGCCCGGAGACACCCTGGACATGGCCCGGTTGTATATACTGGGGACCCCGGGGCAGGGGCCCTATGCCGGCCGTTTTGCCGGAGATGCCCTGGCCAGCCTGGGCCGGGTGGGCCTGGGGTTCGGCCTGGCAACGGTCCTGGGCCTGACCCTGGGCATCTGGTCCGGCCGGGTGCCGGCGGCGGCCCGCCTGCTGAACACCCCGGTGAACGGATTGCGGGCGGTGCCCGGCATCACCTGGCTGCCCCTGGCCATGGTCTGGTTCGGCATCGGCCTGAAAACAACGGTATTCCTGGTGGCCCTGGCCGCCTTTTTTCCCATTTATCTCAATGCCGCTTCCGGCGCCGCCCAGGTCAACCCTCTGCTGCTCCAGGCCGGGGCCATGATGGGGGTGGACCGGGTCCGGGGCACCTTTGCCATTCTTCTGCCTGCGGCCATGCCCGCCATTACCACTGGGCTGCGCCTGGGCTTGGGCATCTCATGGGCCTATTTGGTGCTGGGGGAACTCTCCGGGGTGCCCGACGGGCTGGGAGCGGTGATCATGGATGCCCGGATGCTGGGCCGTATCGACATGATCGTTGTGGGCATTATTATTATCGCCTTAATGGGCCAGGCCAGCGACTGGCTGTTGAAAAACGGGTTGAAATTCTGTTTTAAAAGTGCGGCCCGCCAGATATGA
- a CDS encoding ABC transporter substrate-binding protein, producing the protein MKKMKWISLALLFFWAVCCPGTALAFNAGTWKTAQTIQPFFYEKFTGTGNSVKVFSFTNPADQKTALLAGNLDICGTTIAHALHSASLGQPVVVVAALCNKCSAFVVGADSTVQSPADLKGKKIGYVPGTMHEILLRESLVRSGLSPDRDVQLTRVDFFDMGLALARGGIDAFVSGEPFPTMAKLKGYGRILSYPYYGESIGTINAGMLVTRKTIEKNPGLVLDMVRAHARATRHLQKDKEKWLKKASEFGTPMEVLEGAAPNMELAWDMDASFVKRARALGERMQDLGVIKRQPDYDRLFDLSFVNQVRAEAGE; encoded by the coding sequence ATGAAAAAGATGAAATGGATCTCATTGGCCCTCCTCTTTTTCTGGGCGGTCTGCTGCCCGGGAACGGCCCTGGCATTTAACGCGGGTACCTGGAAAACGGCCCAGACCATCCAGCCTTTTTTCTATGAAAAGTTCACCGGGACGGGGAATTCCGTCAAGGTTTTTTCATTTACCAATCCCGCCGACCAGAAAACCGCATTGCTGGCCGGCAATCTGGATATCTGCGGCACCACCATTGCCCACGCCCTGCACTCGGCCTCCCTGGGTCAGCCCGTGGTCGTGGTGGCGGCACTATGCAATAAATGTTCGGCCTTTGTGGTGGGGGCGGACAGCACGGTTCAGTCCCCGGCTGACCTCAAGGGGAAAAAAATCGGATATGTGCCCGGCACCATGCACGAGATCCTGCTCAGGGAATCCCTGGTCCGGTCAGGCCTTTCCCCGGACCGGGACGTGCAGCTGACCCGGGTGGATTTTTTCGACATGGGCCTGGCCCTGGCCCGGGGCGGCATTGACGCCTTTGTCTCGGGGGAGCCTTTCCCCACCATGGCCAAGCTCAAGGGCTACGGCAGGATTCTTTCCTATCCCTATTACGGGGAATCCATCGGCACCATCAATGCGGGCATGCTGGTGACCCGGAAAACCATTGAGAAAAATCCCGGCCTGGTTCTGGATATGGTCAGGGCCCATGCCCGGGCCACCCGCCACCTGCAGAAGGATAAAGAAAAGTGGCTGAAAAAGGCCTCAGAGTTCGGCACCCCCATGGAGGTGCTGGAAGGGGCTGCCCCCAACATGGAACTGGCCTGGGATATGGACGCGTCCTTTGTAAAACGGGCCCGGGCCCTGGGGGAGCGGATGCAGGATCTGGGAGTGATCAAACGCCAGCCCGATTATGACCGGCTGTTTGATTTAAGCTTTGTGAACCAGGTCAGGGCAGAGGCCGGGGAGTAG
- a CDS encoding radical SAM protein — MGWRIQPKIEYILDKSLDDGISREEADALIRLDLRSKETYALMETADRLSRQTFGLKGENHLHIGVNLEPCPLNCRFCSLTKEAGIFTEKIEFEYEQILAWAREAESNGGDALNIMTTGTYSFNRLLELGERLKKAVAVPLVANTRDISHAEGEQLLEAGFVGAYHAVRLGEGRDTPLKKEKRIHTIQVFRDVGLKWMNCVEPVGPEHRPEELVELMFLAREYGAAYSGVMRRVNFPGSPMEKYGMITEFEMARLVAVSRLVMGRVPRAHCTHEPHTASMTAGANLFFPEKGSSPRDDQADTGKGRAMDIAACRRMHWETGWNPDLPSNCF; from the coding sequence ATGGGCTGGCGAATCCAACCGAAAATTGAGTACATTCTTGATAAATCCCTTGATGACGGCATCAGCCGGGAAGAGGCCGATGCCCTGATCCGGCTGGACCTGCGGTCCAAAGAAACCTATGCTCTGATGGAAACGGCTGACCGGCTGTCCCGTCAGACCTTCGGCCTGAAGGGGGAGAACCATCTCCACATCGGGGTGAACCTTGAACCCTGTCCCCTGAACTGCCGCTTCTGCTCCCTGACCAAGGAAGCGGGGATATTTACCGAAAAAATCGAATTTGAATATGAACAGATTCTGGCATGGGCCCGGGAGGCCGAGTCCAACGGGGGCGATGCCCTGAACATCATGACCACGGGCACCTATTCTTTTAACCGGCTTCTCGAGTTGGGGGAGCGGCTGAAAAAAGCCGTTGCCGTGCCCCTGGTGGCCAATACCCGGGATATCTCCCACGCCGAGGGGGAACAACTCCTTGAGGCCGGATTTGTGGGGGCCTACCATGCAGTGCGCCTGGGTGAGGGCCGGGATACCCCCCTGAAAAAGGAAAAACGGATCCATACCATCCAGGTATTCAGGGATGTGGGGCTGAAATGGATGAACTGCGTGGAACCGGTGGGGCCGGAGCACAGGCCGGAAGAACTGGTGGAGCTCATGTTTCTGGCCCGGGAGTACGGGGCCGCCTATTCCGGGGTGATGCGCCGGGTGAACTTCCCGGGCAGCCCCATGGAAAAATACGGAATGATTACGGAATTTGAGATGGCCCGCCTGGTGGCGGTTTCCCGTCTGGTCATGGGCCGGGTGCCCCGTGCCCACTGCACCCACGAGCCCCATACCGCCTCCATGACCGCCGGTGCCAACCTCTTTTTCCCGGAAAAGGGCTCCAGTCCCAGGGATGACCAGGCAGATACCGGAAAGGGCAGGGCAATGGATATTGCCGCATGCCGCAGGATGCACTGGGAGACCGGATGGAATCCTGATCTGCCGTCTAATTGCTTTTAG